The window ATGGCTTGGCTCTTTATTCTGGCTCATGTGTTATTCGAACATGCCCCGGGAGCATCCCGATAAAGAATCGGGATACCCACGAGTTGATGTTAAGTTACTCTGGGGCTGGAATAAAGAGCGGGGCAGGAGGGTTTAATCTCGGTGGGTTTTTGGGTCTTGAGAAGGGAAAAGGAGTTTTTGCAGGGCGGTTTTTCGGTTTTGAAGGGAAAATCTTTCCACAATGCTTTGGGAGATGGCTTGACGATTGGGATTGGCTGCCAGCGCTTCATCCAGCGCTTTTTCCAGAAGTTTGGCATCGCGATGGGGGATGATGATGCCCTGTTTTTCAATCACGGTGGGGATGCCGGCAACCTTTGAACCCACGGGAAAACAGCCCATCAGCATTGCTTCCATGAGGGCGTTGGGCATGCCTTCGCTGATGGAAGGCTGAGCGTAAACGGCGCCTTGAGACATCAATTCCAAAAGCTTTGCGCGGGACAGATATTCGTGTATCTTGACATTTGGCAGGCTGTTAAAGCCGTATTTGGGTTCCAGGGCTTCCTGCCAGCGTTTTTGGATGCCAACGAACACGAAATTCAGGTCTGGACGGCGTTTTGCCACTTCACTCAAAAGGTCGAAACCCTTGTTGTAAAAATCCTGGAGGCGGGGTGTGGTGCCAACGGTCAGGATTTGGGGCGAACGCGGAGCGCTAAAGTCTGGTGTATCAACAGTATCAACCGCGTTAAAGACCACCGCGGCAGGTCTGCCCAGCGCCGGGATGAGCCGA is drawn from Candidatus Cloacimonadota bacterium and contains these coding sequences:
- a CDS encoding glycosyltransferase family 4 protein, coding for MKEKALLVLPTHSSFMSVDERILGELFELKTVYLGQDISKKAYLRNILKTIFSLGSTRKFSRVFIWFADYHAAPISLLAKALDIKTYIFIGGYDAVKYPELKMGVYCSFWRGLSARVALKNSKLIIANHKALLSSSNTYYKASGHPEGIYRLIPALGRPAAVVFNAVDTVDTPDFSAPRSPQILTVGTTPRLQDFYNKGFDLLSEVAKRRPDLNFVFVGIQKRWQEALEPKYGFNSLPNVKIHEYLSRAKLLELMSQGAVYAQPSISEGMPNALMEAMLMGCFPVGSKVAGIPTVIEKQGIIIPHRDAKLLEKALDEALAANPNRQAISQSIVERFSLQNRKTALQKLLFPSQDPKTHRD